The following proteins come from a genomic window of Lolium rigidum isolate FL_2022 chromosome 5, APGP_CSIRO_Lrig_0.1, whole genome shotgun sequence:
- the LOC124658085 gene encoding pentatricopeptide repeat-containing protein At4g02750-like: MAAAKATSLASAAESAVFRGNQELTRLARSGQLAAARRLFDEMPRRNTVSYNAMLSAFARHGRFADARRLFDEMPRRNTVSWNAMISACSDHGRVADARELFAAMPARDDFSWTLMVSCYARAGELKLARDTFDRMPGEKCAACYNAMISGYAKNGRFDDAVTLLREMPAPDIVSWNSVLVGMTRDGKMARAVQFFDKMPQRDMVSWNVILDGYVRAGDLAAASGLFERIPSPNVISWVTLLNGYCRAERIGEARELFDRMPERNVVSWNVMLGGYVRLSNMEEAYKLFTEMPDKNSISWTTIISALVRAGKLQEAKDMLNKMPFDSFAAKTALMHGYVQSKMVKDARHIFDGLEVRDAVCWNTMISGYVHCGMLDEAMSLFQQMPNKDMVSWNTMIAGYAHDGQMRKAVSIFRKMNQRNAVSWNSVISGFVQNGLCVEALQHFVLMTRDAKVPDWSTYACCLSACANLAALQAGRQFHSLLVRSGYIVDSFSGNALISAYAKCGRMLEARQVFDEMAGQDIVSWNALIDGYASNGRGAEAISVFREMEAHDVRPDEVTFVGVLSACSHAGLVDEGLAFFNSMTKYYSLQPVAEHYACMVDLLGRAGRLAEAFELIQGMQIQPNAGVWGAMLGACRLHKNDELAHAAAKKLIELEPHKTSNYVLLSNISAEAGRWDEAEEMRVMITERGVRKPPGLAGST, encoded by the coding sequence ATGGCAGCCGCCAAGGCCACCAGCTTGGCCTCGGCGGCGGAGTCCGCCGTGTTCCGGGGCAACCAGGAGCTCACCCGCCTGGCGCGCTCGGGCCAgctggccgccgcgcgccgcctgtTCGACGAGATGCCCCGCCGCAACACCGTCTCCTACAACGCCATGCTCTCCGCCTTCGCGCGCCACGGCCGCTTCGCCGACGCGCGGCGCCTGTTCGACGAGATGCCCCGCCGCAACACCGTTTCGTGGAACGCCATGATCTCCGCCTGCTCGGACCACGGCCGCGTCGCGGACGCCCGGGAGCTGTTCGCCGCAATGCCCGCCCGGGACGACTTCTCCTGGACGCTCATGGTCTCCTGCTACGCCCGCGCGGGCGAGCTGAAGCTCGCGagggacacgttcgaccggatgcccGGGGAGAAGTGCGCGGCGTGCTACAACGCCATGATCTCCGGGTACGCGAAGAACGGCAGGTTTGACGACGCGGTGACGCTGCTGCGGGAAATGCCGGCCCCTGACATAGTTTCTTGGAACTCGGTGCTGGTGGGGATGACCCGGGATGGGAAAATGGCCCGGGCGGTCCAGTTCTTTGACAAGATGCCGCAGAGGGACATGGTGTCCTGGAACGTGATTCTGGATGGGTACGTGCGTGCTGGGGATCTTGCCGCGGCTTCTGGCTTATTCGAGAGGATCCCATCGCCTAATGTCATTTCTTGGGTTACCTTGCTGAATGGTTATTGCCGGGCAGAGAGGATAGGTGAGGCGAGAGAACTGTTCGACAGAATGCCCGAACGCAATGTTGTGTCTTGGAATGTGATGCTTGGTGGGTACGTGCGGCTTTCGAACATGGAGGAGGCCTATAAGTTGTTCACGGAGATGCCGGATAAGAACTCAATCTCATGGACAACTATCATAAGTGCATTAGTGCGTGCTGGGAAGCTCCAAGAAGCAAAGGATATGCTGAACAAGATGCCTTTCGATAGCTTTGCAGCAAAGACTGCGCTGATGCATGGTTATGTGCAGAGCAAGATGGTCAAGGATGCACGCCACATCTTTGATGGACTTGAGGTCCGAGATGCGGTGTGCTGGAATACCATGATATCTGGCTATGTCCACTGTGGAATGCTTGACGAGGCCATGTCGTTGTTCCAGCAAATGCCGAACAAGGACATGGTTTCTTGGAACACCATGATTGCTGGCTATGCCCATGATGGTCAAATGCGCAAGGCAGTAAGTATTTTCAGAAAGATGAATCAGAGGAATGCAGTATCGTGGAACTCAGTCATCTCCGGATTCGTTCAGAATGGGCTCTGTGTTGAAGCACTCCAACATTTCGTGCTCATGACGAGGGATGCAAAGGTGCCTGACTGGTCTACATATGCGTGTTGTCTCAGCGCATGCGCAAACTTGGCTGCGTTGCAAGCTGGGAGACAGTTCCACAGTCTTCTTGTCAGGAGTGGGTATATCGTTGATTCCTTTTCTGGAAATGCCTTGATTTCTGCATATGCAAAGTGTGGTCGGATGTTGGAGGCAAGACAGGTATTTGATGAGATGGCAGGTCAGGACATCGTTTCATGGAATGCGCTCATTGATGGCTATGCTTCTAATGGCCGTGGGGCTGAGGCGATCTCAGTTTTCCGAGAAATGGAAGCCCATGATGTCCGACCTGACGAGGTCACATTTGTGGGTGTCTTATCAGCTTGCAGTCACGCAGGATTGGTTGACGAAGGGTTGGCTTTCTTCAACTCGATGACAAAATACTACTCGTTACAGCCTGTGGCTGAACACTATGCTTGCATGGTGGATCTACTCGGAAGAGCTGGGAGACTTGCTGAAGCCTTTGAACTTATTCAGGGAATGCAGATCCAACCTAATGCTGGTGTATGGGGTGCAATGCTCGGAGCATGCCGGCTACACAAGAATGACGAACTCGCACATGCTGCAGCCAAGAAGTTAATTGAATTGGAACCTCACAAGACTTCAAACTATGTGCTGCTGTCGAACATCAGCGCAGAGGCAGGCAGGTGGGATGAAGCTGAGGAGATGAGGGTCATGATTACAGAAAGGGGAGTGCGTAAGCCACCGGGCTTAGCTGGATCAACATAG